The following proteins are co-located in the Armatimonadota bacterium genome:
- a CDS encoding AbrB family transcriptional regulator: MTGPLGVAVVLAVGTAGGYVALRLRLPAGALLGSLLAVLAAHALIPGLPALDPQIRRGIQILVGTALGSRISPQTLHRLRRVLPAVAVVVAATVAGTLGGALLVAGLLRVDMGTALLASTPGGMPEMILMADALHRDVPLVTVIQLVRVLLTLIVLVPLARLVTARQGGELT, encoded by the coding sequence GTGACAGGCCCCCTGGGCGTGGCGGTCGTGCTGGCCGTGGGAACCGCCGGCGGATACGTGGCGCTGCGCCTGCGGCTGCCCGCGGGGGCGCTGCTGGGCTCCCTGCTCGCGGTGCTGGCAGCCCACGCCTTGATCCCGGGCCTGCCGGCCCTGGACCCCCAGATCCGCCGCGGGATCCAGATCCTGGTCGGAACCGCCCTGGGCTCGCGGATCTCCCCGCAGACCCTGCACCGGTTGCGGCGGGTGCTGCCGGCGGTGGCGGTGGTGGTGGCCGCCACCGTGGCGGGCACCCTGGGGGGAGCCCTCCTGGTGGCCGGGCTGTTGCGCGTCGATATGGGCACCGCTCTGCTGGCCAGCACCCCCGGGGGAATGCCGGAGATGATCCTCATGGCCGACGCCCTCCACCGGGACGTGCCTCTGGTCACGGTGATCCAGCTGGTACGCGTCCTGCTCACCCTGATCGTGCTGGTGCCCCTGGCGCGACTGGTCACGGCCCGCCAGGGCGGAGAGCTGACATGA
- a CDS encoding tripartite tricarboxylate transporter substrate-binding protein, producing MSRGWLAAVILALACAGATVAVAGPAWQPTRAVELVPAGDPGGGLDLHARIIAEVFRKEKIPPARFIIINMGGAGGNTARSYLAQKRGDPHVLVVESNRAYLAELLGTTRLRVNQDFLPVVRLTTDYVVWAVRKDSRFRTARDVLEAVRQNPGSVSFGVGTVPSNDQFHIIRAAQSVGARPAQLRITAFRAGGDLMAQLLGGHVEVISTGLSEAITQFRAGEVRLLVVSAPRRLPGELAGVPVWKDFGLDLVVEHWRGVFAPPGIPPEAMAFWVNAFARMRQAEYWEGLLRRYNLFDAFLPSDQFARTLEQERERALTLLKELGVVQ from the coding sequence ATGAGCAGAGGATGGCTGGCAGCGGTGATCCTCGCCCTGGCGTGTGCCGGCGCCACCGTCGCGGTCGCGGGCCCGGCGTGGCAACCCACCCGGGCCGTAGAGCTGGTGCCCGCCGGCGACCCGGGCGGAGGTCTGGACCTGCATGCCCGGATCATCGCCGAGGTGTTCCGCAAAGAGAAGATCCCGCCCGCGCGTTTCATCATCATCAATATGGGCGGGGCCGGAGGAAATACCGCCCGATCCTACCTGGCCCAGAAGCGCGGGGATCCCCACGTGCTGGTGGTGGAGAGCAACCGGGCGTACCTGGCGGAGCTGCTGGGGACCACCCGGCTGCGGGTGAACCAGGACTTCCTGCCGGTGGTCCGCCTGACCACCGACTACGTGGTGTGGGCGGTGCGCAAGGACTCCCGGTTCCGCACAGCCCGGGACGTCCTGGAAGCCGTCCGGCAGAACCCTGGCTCGGTGAGTTTCGGTGTCGGCACGGTGCCCAGCAACGACCAGTTCCACATCATCCGGGCGGCCCAGTCGGTGGGCGCCCGACCCGCCCAGCTGCGGATCACGGCCTTCCGCGCCGGCGGGGACCTGATGGCCCAGCTGCTGGGAGGACATGTGGAGGTCATCTCCACCGGCCTGTCGGAGGCCATCACCCAGTTCCGAGCGGGCGAGGTGCGGTTGCTGGTGGTGTCGGCGCCGCGGCGGCTGCCCGGCGAGCTGGCCGGCGTGCCGGTATGGAAGGACTTCGGCCTCGACCTGGTCGTCGAGCACTGGCGCGGCGTCTTTGCGCCTCCGGGCATCCCGCCGGAGGCGATGGCCTTCTGGGTGAACGCGTTCGCCCGGATGCGACAGGCGGAGTACTGGGAGGGTCTGCTGCGCCGCTATAACCTGTTCGATGCCTTCCTCCCCAGCGACCAGTTTGCCCGGACTCTGGAGCAGGAGCGGGAGCGGGCGCTGACGTTGTTGAAGGAACTGGGAGTCGTCCAGTAA
- a CDS encoding AbrB family transcriptional regulator, whose amino-acid sequence MRMLMTLAVGLAGGLAAMRLHIPAGALVGSLAAVGALRLAGAPVAEIPTGVRRAAQMIVGAMLGVSFGWDDLPVQRFLLPALLLTALLFSLSVAVAWIIVRTARWSWTAAVLSTAPAGMTELSLSADALGLDASAIAALHLIRITTVVLVVPWLVRWLT is encoded by the coding sequence ATGAGGATGCTGATGACGCTGGCGGTCGGCCTCGCCGGCGGGCTGGCTGCCATGCGGCTGCACATCCCGGCGGGCGCGTTGGTGGGATCCCTGGCGGCGGTGGGCGCCCTGCGCCTGGCGGGAGCGCCGGTGGCCGAGATCCCTACGGGCGTGCGGCGGGCCGCGCAGATGATCGTCGGCGCGATGCTGGGGGTGTCGTTCGGCTGGGACGACCTGCCGGTCCAGCGGTTCCTGCTGCCTGCGCTGCTCCTCACCGCGCTGCTGTTCAGCCTGTCAGTGGCGGTGGCGTGGATCATCGTCCGCACGGCGCGGTGGTCCTGGACGGCGGCGGTGCTGTCCACGGCTCCCGCCGGGATGACCGAGCTGTCGCTGTCCGCCGACGCGCTCGGGCTGGACGCGTCGGCCATTGCAGCCCTGCACCTGATCCGCATCACCACCGTGGTTCTCGTGGTCCCGTGGCTGGTGCGGTGGCTCACGTGA
- a CDS encoding MmgE/PrpD family protein — protein sequence MTTHRHGRVPATRRLAEWVAGLRWEDLPAQVAGHVRAGLLDTLGCGLFGSTLPWGQIAIRFVRTLGQGSEATLWGDGGRVPAANAALANGTLVHAFEMDDLHTTGVLHPGAVSVTAALAVAERRERAGGPAVDGRTLLTALVAGYEVGARIGLASGYAQLRRGYHPAATTGVFCAAAAASRILGLGADATWDALGIAGTQAAGLMAAQYGSMVKRMHLGRSAQSGVYAADLAAMGFRGVREVLEAPYGGFLTTLIGDDSGLESIVDGLGEQFALLGTGFKIYPSCGSSHTTVDALLAMKARCPELGPETVESVDVQTTTSTRDHVGWPYAPDTVTTAQMNLPYTVAVLLLDGGLSVRSFADERLRDPAVLELSRRVRVVADPELDARGREYRHAARVRVRLRDGRMLEEFRVHARGTPHNPVTWQELTRKFFDLVGEVLSADRARRIHELVKQVELLPAVSPLTDLLVREEVRG from the coding sequence ATGACCACGCACAGGCACGGCAGAGTTCCGGCCACCCGGCGGCTGGCCGAATGGGTGGCGGGACTCAGATGGGAGGACCTCCCGGCCCAGGTCGCCGGCCACGTCCGGGCCGGGCTGCTGGATACCCTGGGCTGCGGCCTGTTTGGCAGCACCCTGCCCTGGGGCCAGATCGCCATCCGGTTCGTCCGCACCCTGGGACAGGGCAGCGAAGCCACGCTCTGGGGCGACGGGGGGCGGGTGCCGGCGGCCAACGCGGCGCTGGCCAACGGCACCCTGGTCCACGCCTTTGAGATGGACGATCTCCACACCACCGGCGTCCTCCACCCGGGCGCCGTCTCGGTCACGGCGGCGCTGGCGGTGGCCGAGCGGCGGGAGCGCGCCGGCGGGCCGGCCGTGGACGGACGGACTCTGCTCACCGCCCTGGTGGCCGGCTATGAGGTCGGAGCCCGCATCGGCCTGGCCTCGGGGTACGCTCAGCTGCGCCGCGGCTACCACCCCGCCGCCACCACCGGCGTGTTCTGCGCCGCCGCGGCGGCCAGCCGCATCCTGGGACTGGGCGCCGACGCCACCTGGGATGCCCTGGGCATCGCCGGCACCCAGGCCGCCGGGCTGATGGCCGCCCAGTACGGATCCATGGTCAAGCGCATGCACCTGGGGCGCAGCGCCCAGAGCGGCGTGTACGCCGCCGACCTGGCCGCGATGGGATTCCGGGGCGTCCGGGAGGTGCTGGAAGCTCCGTACGGCGGCTTTCTCACCACCCTCATCGGCGACGACAGCGGCCTGGAGTCGATCGTCGACGGACTGGGGGAACAGTTCGCCCTGCTGGGGACAGGGTTCAAGATCTACCCCTCCTGCGGGAGCTCCCACACCACCGTGGACGCCTTGCTGGCCATGAAGGCGCGATGCCCCGAGCTGGGCCCGGAGACGGTGGAGTCCGTGGACGTCCAGACCACCACCAGCACCCGCGACCATGTGGGCTGGCCCTACGCCCCCGACACGGTCACCACGGCGCAGATGAACCTGCCCTACACCGTCGCCGTCCTGTTGCTGGACGGCGGCCTCTCGGTGCGGTCGTTTGCCGACGAACGTCTGCGGGATCCGGCGGTCCTGGAGCTGTCCCGCCGCGTACGGGTGGTCGCCGACCCCGAGCTGGACGCCCGCGGCCGAGAGTACCGCCACGCGGCCCGGGTCCGGGTGCGGCTGCGGGACGGCCGGATGCTGGAGGAGTTCCGGGTCCACGCCCGGGGAACGCCGCACAATCCCGTGACCTGGCAGGAGCTGACCCGCAAGTTCTTCGACCTCGTCGGAGAGGTCCTGTCGGCCGACCGCGCTCGGCGCATTCACGAGCTGGTGAAGCAGGTCGAACTACTCCCGGCAGTGTCCCCGTTGACGGACCTGCTGGTCAGAGAGGAGGTCAGAGGATGA
- a CDS encoding 3-isopropylmalate dehydratase: protein MILRGRVHRLGDDINTDYIIPARYKSRTEDIASLVPVLFEDLDPTLTGRIRPGDIIAAGENFGMGSSRETAPRLLRAAGIGAVLARSFARIFFRNAVNVGLPVIECDTGPLADGDQVEVDLGCGEIRVPARGVAIRAAPLPPLMAAILEAGGIRDYLRRQAAGEGGVP from the coding sequence GTGATCCTGCGCGGACGCGTGCACCGGCTGGGTGACGACATCAACACGGACTACATCATCCCCGCCCGCTACAAGAGCCGGACCGAGGATATCGCGTCGCTCGTTCCAGTCCTGTTTGAGGACCTGGACCCGACCCTGACGGGGCGGATCCGGCCCGGCGACATTATCGCCGCCGGTGAGAACTTCGGCATGGGATCTTCCCGGGAGACCGCGCCCCGGCTGCTCCGTGCGGCGGGGATCGGCGCGGTCCTGGCCCGGTCGTTCGCCCGCATCTTCTTCCGCAATGCGGTGAACGTGGGGCTGCCGGTGATCGAGTGCGACACCGGGCCGCTCGCCGACGGCGATCAGGTGGAGGTGGATCTGGGCTGTGGTGAGATCCGGGTGCCCGCTCGGGGCGTGGCGATCCGCGCGGCACCCCTGCCTCCCCTGATGGCGGCCATCCTGGAAGCGGGAGGCATCCGCGACTACCTGCGCCGCCAGGCGGCAGGCGAGGGGGGAGTCCCGTGA
- a CDS encoding isocitrate lyase/PEP mutase family protein — translation MNTREWLKRRLAEGPILLAPGVFDPLSAKVVQRCGFEAVYVSGGAISRSLGFPDLGLVTMTEMLDRIAAICEATDLPVIADADTGYGNPLNVRRTVREWERAGVAALHLEDQVTPKKCGHYEGKALISREEMVQKVRAAVEARRDGVLIVARTDARAVEGLEGALARARAYREAGADVLFVEAPQSVQEIEAIARSLPGPLMINIFAGGKTPVVPARELDRLGYRLAIYPGELQRAALHAMLACARHLRETGTVDGFAQVVSFQEREVLVDADRWASLEARYATGG, via the coding sequence ATGAACACACGGGAGTGGCTGAAGCGGCGGCTGGCCGAGGGGCCGATCCTGCTGGCTCCCGGCGTCTTCGACCCGCTGTCGGCGAAGGTGGTCCAGCGCTGCGGCTTCGAGGCGGTGTACGTGAGCGGCGGAGCCATCTCCCGCAGCCTGGGCTTCCCGGATCTGGGGCTGGTGACCATGACGGAGATGCTGGACCGCATCGCCGCCATCTGCGAGGCCACCGATCTGCCGGTCATCGCCGACGCCGACACCGGGTACGGCAATCCCCTCAATGTGCGCCGCACCGTCCGGGAGTGGGAACGGGCCGGAGTGGCCGCCCTGCACCTGGAAGATCAGGTCACGCCCAAGAAGTGCGGCCATTACGAGGGCAAGGCGCTGATCTCCCGGGAGGAGATGGTGCAGAAGGTGCGGGCGGCGGTCGAGGCCCGGCGCGACGGCGTGCTGATCGTCGCCCGCACCGACGCCCGGGCGGTGGAGGGGCTGGAGGGGGCTCTGGCCCGGGCGCGGGCCTACCGGGAGGCGGGCGCCGACGTCCTCTTCGTGGAAGCGCCCCAGTCGGTGCAGGAGATTGAGGCCATCGCCCGGTCCCTGCCGGGACCGCTGATGATCAACATCTTCGCAGGGGGGAAGACCCCGGTGGTGCCCGCCCGCGAGCTGGACCGGCTGGGCTACCGCCTGGCGATCTATCCCGGCGAGCTGCAGCGGGCGGCCCTGCACGCCATGCTGGCGTGCGCCCGGCATCTTCGGGAGACCGGGACCGTGGACGGATTCGCGCAGGTGGTGTCATTCCAGGAACGGGAGGTGCTGGTGGACGCCGACCGCTGGGCCTCCCTGGAGGCCCGGTACGCGACGGGAGGATAG
- a CDS encoding aconitase/3-isopropylmalate dehydratase large subunit family protein produces the protein MAGLTVAEKIFSSHAGVEARAGMLVTAGVDLLMAHDGNRPLVIETLRELGYARPRHPERLVLVLDHAVPPPTEVVANIHARMRAFAREHGAHLVEAGDGICHVVLPERGFARPGLLAIGSDSHTTTLGAVNCLATGVGSSDMALAAATGQLWFKVPSTLRVALAGGLGDGVTAKDVAQFLVRQMGLRRALYRALEFTGSGLAGLEMDARFTLANVAVELGAKCAVFPADDVLRTWLARRGVDASGAVDPDPDAAYEDTISVDLSAVAPQVARPHSPADVVDVTDVEGTPVQYVFIGSCSAGRLDDLRAAARILAGRQVAPGVRLVVAPGSREVLREAVRQGIAETLVAAGATLIPPGCGPCAGVSQGVPADGETVVATSPRNFRGRMGNPRAQIYLASPVTAAAAAVAGALTDPRRLLG, from the coding sequence ATGGCCGGCCTGACGGTGGCGGAAAAGATCTTCTCCTCCCACGCCGGGGTCGAGGCGCGGGCGGGGATGCTGGTGACTGCGGGGGTCGATCTGCTGATGGCCCACGACGGCAACCGCCCCCTGGTCATCGAGACGCTGCGGGAGCTGGGATACGCGCGACCCCGCCATCCCGAGCGCCTGGTGTTGGTTCTCGACCACGCCGTCCCGCCTCCCACCGAAGTGGTGGCCAACATCCACGCCCGCATGCGGGCGTTCGCGCGGGAGCACGGGGCGCACCTGGTGGAGGCCGGGGATGGCATCTGTCACGTGGTGCTGCCGGAACGGGGTTTCGCCCGGCCCGGGCTGCTCGCCATCGGTTCCGACTCGCACACCACCACGCTGGGCGCGGTCAACTGCCTGGCCACGGGGGTGGGATCCTCGGACATGGCGCTGGCCGCGGCCACCGGCCAGCTGTGGTTCAAGGTCCCCTCCACCCTGCGGGTCGCGCTGGCCGGCGGCCTGGGCGACGGCGTGACGGCCAAGGATGTTGCCCAGTTCCTGGTCCGCCAGATGGGACTGCGCCGGGCGCTGTACCGCGCCCTGGAGTTCACCGGCTCCGGACTGGCAGGACTGGAGATGGACGCGCGGTTCACTCTGGCCAACGTCGCGGTAGAACTGGGCGCCAAGTGCGCCGTGTTCCCCGCCGACGACGTGCTGCGAACCTGGCTGGCCCGGCGGGGAGTGGATGCCTCCGGCGCCGTGGACCCCGATCCCGACGCCGCCTACGAGGACACCATCTCGGTGGACCTGTCGGCCGTCGCCCCCCAGGTGGCGCGCCCCCACTCGCCCGCCGACGTGGTGGACGTCACGGACGTGGAGGGGACGCCGGTGCAGTATGTGTTCATCGGGTCCTGCAGCGCCGGGCGGCTGGACGACCTGCGGGCCGCCGCCCGGATCCTGGCCGGCCGGCAGGTGGCGCCGGGGGTCCGGCTGGTGGTGGCCCCGGGCTCCCGTGAGGTCCTGCGCGAAGCGGTCCGGCAGGGGATCGCCGAGACGCTGGTGGCCGCAGGCGCGACACTCATTCCACCCGGATGCGGACCGTGCGCCGGCGTGTCCCAGGGGGTGCCCGCCGATGGGGAGACCGTGGTGGCCACCTCCCCCCGCAACTTCCGCGGCCGCATGGGCAACCCCCGGGCGCAGATCTATCTGGCGTCTCCGGTCACGGCGGCCGCGGCCGCGGTCGCGGGCGCCCTCACCGATCCCCGACGCCTGCTGGGGTGA